The Saprospiraceae bacterium genome includes a window with the following:
- the ade gene encoding adenine deaminase: MQTLNFISGQIIDIAGRRIYGADIHIQNGIIFRIIKNESASKDIFLMPGFIDAHIHIESSMLVPYEFARIALRHGTVATISDPHEIANVLGVEGVQFMLDNAKSALLKFHFGAPSCVPATSFETAGAIINSEDVRQLLELKEIHYLSEMMNYPGVLNADAEVLQKIYYAQQAGKPVDGHAPGLKGDQAKAYIEAGISTDHECYTMEEALDKIKYGMKIIIREGSAARNFDTLLPLLGMYPEKLMFCSDDKHPDDLMVGHINLLVKRALAAGFDFFDVLRIACLHPIEHYNMNVGQLREGDPADFIVIDHPENLNVLETYINGILAATTDHCYLPEKSHPFINQFNINPISVSDIKLRGDGKNVPVIRAIDGELITEKHWANLPVLDGEVQPDLENDILKICVINRYNTAPPVIGFIKNFGLKDCALASTVAHDSHNIIVVGTDDYLICQAVNLLIDSKGGLSVTTNNESNHLPLQVAGLMSTDNCQNVSDAYIKMDQLVKQCGCKLRAPFMTLSFMALLVIPKIKISDKGMFDAESFQFL; this comes from the coding sequence ATGCAAACACTCAATTTTATATCCGGACAAATTATTGATATTGCCGGAAGACGTATTTACGGCGCAGACATCCATATTCAGAATGGGATCATCTTCAGGATCATTAAAAATGAGTCAGCTTCTAAAGATATCTTTTTGATGCCCGGATTTATAGATGCCCATATTCATATTGAGAGCAGTATGCTGGTTCCTTATGAATTTGCCCGTATAGCATTGCGCCATGGCACGGTTGCTACCATCTCTGACCCACATGAGATCGCTAATGTCTTGGGCGTTGAAGGTGTACAATTTATGTTGGACAATGCGAAGAGCGCTTTGCTGAAGTTTCATTTTGGAGCTCCCTCCTGTGTTCCGGCTACAAGTTTTGAAACGGCAGGTGCAATTATCAATTCTGAGGATGTCAGGCAATTACTGGAACTTAAAGAAATCCATTATCTTTCTGAAATGATGAACTATCCTGGTGTATTGAACGCTGATGCGGAAGTTCTGCAAAAAATCTATTATGCACAACAAGCCGGAAAGCCTGTTGACGGACATGCACCCGGTTTAAAAGGTGATCAGGCAAAAGCTTACATCGAAGCAGGTATATCTACCGACCATGAATGCTATACAATGGAAGAAGCATTGGACAAGATAAAATATGGTATGAAGATCATCATCAGGGAAGGATCTGCAGCCAGGAATTTTGATACACTTCTTCCACTTTTGGGAATGTATCCCGAAAAACTGATGTTTTGCAGTGATGACAAACATCCGGACGACCTTATGGTTGGTCATATTAATCTTCTGGTAAAAAGAGCTTTGGCAGCAGGTTTTGATTTTTTTGATGTACTTCGTATTGCTTGTTTGCATCCTATAGAACATTACAATATGAATGTCGGTCAACTCAGGGAAGGAGACCCGGCAGATTTTATCGTCATTGACCATCCTGAAAATCTCAATGTATTAGAAACCTATATTAACGGAATTTTGGCAGCAACTACCGATCATTGTTATTTACCTGAAAAATCGCATCCTTTTATAAACCAATTCAATATAAATCCCATTTCTGTTTCAGATATTAAGTTGAGAGGAGATGGAAAAAACGTTCCGGTTATCAGAGCTATAGATGGTGAATTGATCACCGAAAAACATTGGGCAAATCTGCCGGTTTTGGATGGCGAAGTTCAGCCGGATTTAGAAAATGATATTCTAAAAATTTGTGTCATTAATCGTTACAACACTGCTCCGCCTGTAATAGGTTTTATTAAAAATTTTGGTCTTAAAGACTGTGCATTAGCTTCTACTGTTGCTCACGACTCTCACAATATCATCGTTGTAGGCACTGATGACTACCTTATCTGTCAGGCAGTCAATCTCCTGATAGATTCAAAAGGAGGTCTTTCCGTCACCACAAATAACGAATCCAATCACCTTCCGCTCCAGGTTGCCGGACTAATGAGCACAGATAATTGTCAGAATGTATCTGACGCATACATAAAAATGGATCAATTGGTAAAACAATGCGGCTGTAAACTCCGGGCACCGTTTATGACCCTATCATTTATGGCACTCCTCGTTATTCCAAAAATCAAGATAAGTGACAAAGGAATGTTTGATGCAGAATCATTTCAGTTTTTGTAG
- a CDS encoding transposase: MQKIELKNIYFTTSTILGWTEIMVEKKMIDIILNTWKFLVDEQRIKVYAFVIMSNHIHWLYEVLPPFKNDNITHSFLSYTAKLILNELGAEKEYFLINKVDRKYQLWKTNSLSVDIYSTKFLYQKMNYIHKNPVSAGYGTKPEDYIYSSSGSYKNGISEFDFLTLYGR; the protein is encoded by the coding sequence ATGCAGAAAATTGAACTTAAAAATATCTATTTTACAACTTCTACGATATTAGGATGGACAGAAATTATGGTTGAAAAGAAGATGATTGATATAATTTTGAATACCTGGAAGTTTTTGGTAGATGAACAAAGGATCAAGGTATATGCCTTTGTCATAATGTCCAATCATATTCATTGGCTTTATGAAGTATTACCTCCATTTAAAAATGATAATATAACACATAGTTTTTTGAGTTATACCGCAAAATTAATTTTAAATGAATTAGGAGCTGAAAAGGAGTATTTTCTGATTAACAAGGTCGATAGAAAATACCAATTATGGAAAACGAACTCATTAAGTGTAGATATTTATTCCACAAAGTTTTTATATCAAAAAATGAATTATATCCACAAAAATCCTGTTTCTGCCGGCTATGGCACTAAACCGGAAGATTACATTTATTCTTCAAGCGGTTCATACAAAAATGGAATTTCTGAATTTGATTTTTTGACCTTGTATGGTAGATAG